One window of the Capnocytophaga haemolytica genome contains the following:
- the atpG gene encoding ATP synthase F1 subunit gamma — protein MANLKEIRSRIASVSSTMQITSAMKMVSAAKLKKAQDAILAMKPYAYKLKQLLEHLSSALGDESQYSPRKGEAKKVLIVVITSNRGLCGAFNSNVIKKALELEQTAYKGKEVQFYAIGKKGNDVLKKTDRVYKVETEVFDNVSFNKVTPLAEELMQLYVTSTFDEIVLVYNSFKNAATQIITDEIFLPVQPAPSENGVQIDYIYEPSQEEIVAELIPRSLKTQLFKALRDSVASEHGARMTAMHKATDNATELIGQLKLTYNKARQATITGEIIEIVGGSEALA, from the coding sequence ATGGCAAACTTAAAAGAAATACGTAGCAGGATTGCATCGGTGAGTTCAACGATGCAAATCACCAGCGCGATGAAAATGGTATCGGCGGCAAAGCTCAAGAAGGCGCAAGACGCTATCCTTGCAATGAAGCCGTATGCCTATAAGCTCAAACAGTTGCTTGAGCACCTTTCTTCGGCATTGGGTGACGAGAGCCAATACAGTCCACGTAAGGGTGAGGCAAAGAAGGTGCTCATCGTAGTGATTACTTCCAACCGTGGGCTTTGTGGGGCTTTTAACTCCAATGTGATTAAGAAGGCTTTAGAGCTCGAACAGACTGCTTACAAAGGCAAGGAAGTGCAATTCTACGCTATTGGCAAGAAAGGCAATGATGTGCTTAAAAAGACCGATAGAGTTTACAAAGTAGAGACAGAAGTGTTCGATAACGTTAGCTTTAATAAGGTAACACCATTAGCAGAGGAATTAATGCAGCTGTATGTTACAAGTACTTTTGATGAGATCGTACTCGTGTACAACAGCTTTAAGAATGCGGCTACACAGATCATCACCGATGAGATATTTCTACCTGTGCAGCCTGCTCCAAGTGAGAATGGTGTACAGATAGATTACATCTATGAGCCTTCACAAGAGGAAATTGTAGCAGAGCTTATTCCGCGTTCACTGAAAACGCAGCTCTTTAAGGCGTTGCGTGACTCGGTAGCTTCAGAGCACGGTGCCCGTATGACGGCGATGCATAAGGCTACGGATAATGCTACGGAGCTTATTGGGCAACTCAAACTCACTTATAACAAGGCGCGCCAAGCTACTATCACAGGTGAGATCATTGAGATTGTCGGTGGTTCGGAGGCATTGGCTTAA
- a CDS encoding TolC family protein: MKRKLYILPIVLLVGFVAQAQDKGWSLAACLDYAERNNITVKKATVQAEQAAINHAQAQHNRLPSVSANASASFNHGSAINPISNGRESRENLSNNFGVTANVPLYQGGKLGIEVARTELLTSQQELYVQEAKNSIRLAVIEAYLQALYQYEGIAVAKNTAASSAEQLTQAQKRFQAGAIARLALAEMETQHASNEYAIVRAENAYASQVLTLKQLLELPPSTDFSISTELQDSYAVPIPSKEAVFAAAVAHLPTMKIYENKKAVAEKDIRLAKAGYLPTLSLQAGLNTGFSSVADYNYRTQLDNNFGQTVGVSLNIPIFSQLKNRSNVKLARLSLDTAELDRQQAEKELYSKVESAWLNATSYQAQEASSRTARDNAKLAYELSKKKYELGSLTNTDLIVSENAYRNAEQTYLQNKYMSALYGELLRFYEGGESREQ, from the coding sequence ATGAAAAGAAAACTTTACATATTACCCATAGTGCTGCTCGTTGGCTTTGTAGCACAGGCACAAGATAAGGGCTGGTCGCTGGCGGCGTGCTTGGACTATGCCGAGCGCAATAATATCACCGTGAAGAAAGCGACTGTACAGGCTGAGCAGGCGGCAATCAACCACGCACAGGCGCAACATAATCGCTTACCGAGTGTGAGCGCAAACGCCTCAGCGAGCTTTAACCACGGCTCGGCGATCAACCCGATAAGCAATGGGCGTGAGAGTAGGGAGAACCTTTCGAATAATTTCGGGGTAACGGCTAATGTGCCTCTGTATCAGGGGGGTAAGCTGGGGATTGAGGTGGCCCGGACGGAGTTGCTCACTTCGCAGCAGGAGCTCTATGTGCAGGAGGCTAAGAATAGTATTCGGCTGGCGGTGATCGAGGCGTATTTGCAAGCACTCTATCAGTATGAGGGGATTGCGGTGGCGAAGAACACGGCGGCGTCCTCAGCTGAGCAGTTGACACAGGCACAGAAGCGTTTTCAGGCAGGGGCGATTGCACGTTTGGCGTTGGCGGAGATGGAAACGCAGCACGCAAGCAACGAGTACGCCATTGTAAGGGCAGAGAATGCGTACGCTTCGCAGGTGCTGACGCTCAAGCAGTTGCTGGAGTTGCCACCAAGTACGGATTTTTCTATTAGCACGGAGCTGCAGGATAGCTATGCGGTACCGATACCGAGCAAGGAGGCGGTGTTTGCGGCGGCGGTGGCGCACTTGCCGACTATGAAGATTTACGAGAATAAGAAGGCGGTGGCTGAGAAGGACATACGGCTTGCTAAGGCGGGTTATCTGCCTACGCTCTCGTTGCAGGCGGGGCTGAATACGGGCTTTTCATCGGTGGCGGACTATAACTATAGGACGCAGTTAGATAATAACTTTGGGCAGACGGTGGGTGTATCACTGAATATCCCGATTTTCTCGCAACTAAAGAACCGCAGTAATGTGAAGTTGGCACGGCTCTCGCTTGACACGGCGGAACTTGACCGACAGCAGGCGGAGAAGGAGCTTTATAGCAAGGTGGAGAGTGCGTGGCTGAATGCGACTTCGTACCAGGCACAGGAGGCGTCTTCACGGACGGCGCGCGACAATGCGAAGTTGGCTTATGAGCTTTCGAAGAAGAAATATGAGTTGGGCAGCCTCACGAATACTGACCTTATTGTGAGTGAGAATGCGTATCGGAATGCGGAGCAGACGTACTTGCAGAATAAGTATATGTCGGCGTTGTATGGGGAGTTGTTGCGGTTTTATGAGGGGGGAGAGAGCAGAGAGCAGTAG
- the atpH gene encoding ATP synthase F1 subunit delta, whose protein sequence is MYGFRAANRYAKALLSYTIDQGTTEEVFADMQLIHNTVKESKDLERLLISPIVKTTVKKNVLDRVFAQITAPTKRLISLLMQNGRLPLLNQVAERFVLQYNIYKNYQTAVVTTAVPLSSETKTAVLKKVQSLTNNEHITLESKVDPSVIGGFILRVGDVQYNASLAYKIGKLQQRFQEKLFL, encoded by the coding sequence ATGTACGGATTTAGAGCAGCCAATCGCTATGCAAAAGCATTGCTAAGCTACACCATTGACCAAGGAACAACGGAGGAAGTGTTTGCAGATATGCAGTTGATACACAATACAGTGAAAGAGAGTAAGGATCTGGAACGATTGCTGATTTCCCCCATTGTGAAAACTACTGTGAAGAAGAATGTACTTGACAGGGTGTTTGCACAAATAACAGCGCCTACAAAGCGCCTTATAAGTCTCTTGATGCAGAATGGGCGTCTGCCGCTACTCAACCAAGTGGCTGAGCGGTTTGTGCTTCAGTACAACATCTACAAGAATTACCAAACAGCCGTAGTTACTACAGCAGTACCCCTATCAAGTGAGACAAAAACTGCGGTACTCAAGAAGGTGCAATCGCTTACTAATAATGAGCATATCACTCTTGAGAGTAAGGTAGACCCAAGCGTGATTGGGGGCTTTATCTTGCGTGTAGGCGATGTGCAGTACAATGCGAGTTTGGCGTATAAGATTGGCAAACTGCAACAGCGTTTTCAAGAGAAATTATTTTTATAG
- the atpE gene encoding ATP synthase F0 subunit C: MVLAGVGAGLAAIGAGIGIGRIGASALEGIARQPEATSKIQTVMLIAAALVEGVALFAVVVSLIAK; this comes from the coding sequence ATGGTTTTAGCAGGAGTTGGGGCTGGATTAGCAGCCATTGGAGCAGGCATCGGTATTGGTAGAATTGGGGCATCCGCATTGGAAGGGATTGCTCGTCAGCCAGAAGCCACTTCAAAGATTCAGACTGTGATGCTTATCGCCGCCGCATTGGTAGAAGGGGTAGCTCTTTTCGCGGTAGTGGTATCTCTCATCGCAAAATAA
- a CDS encoding efflux RND transporter periplasmic adaptor subunit, which yields MKKTITYVIIAAVVAVVGWGVYHFFFSEKPSLITLQKEAARKGDVTTEVTATGSVQPVDEVEVGTQVSGIIRKIYVDFNSQVKKGQLLAELDKVNLQEAVVNAQANYSSALNELNYYQQNYNRQKQLYDAQVISRQDYEQASYQYTNAKATVTQRLTALNQAKTNLGYANIYAPIDGIILSREVEEGQTVAAQMSAPTLFKIAKDLTKMQVEVNVDEADIGQVKVGQRVSFTVDSYPNEEFSGVVKQVRLSPTTSSNVVTYTVIVEAENPDEKLKPGLTATIAIYTSELRDVLIIPAKAINFTPDAQTLAAYYQQQHITAPEPKGGDRQGRGARGGKGKHKQVWTIDSKGILTPKAITIGSSDGINVEVTEGLNAGDEVVTALAQDRPVQLGSSDSNNNGEKKSPFMQGPPRRNNSKAK from the coding sequence ATGAAGAAAACCATTACATACGTTATCATCGCTGCGGTTGTAGCGGTGGTGGGCTGGGGAGTGTATCACTTCTTTTTCAGCGAGAAGCCCAGCCTTATTACTTTGCAAAAGGAGGCGGCTCGCAAGGGTGATGTTACCACTGAGGTAACCGCTACGGGCAGTGTGCAGCCTGTTGATGAGGTGGAGGTAGGTACGCAGGTGTCGGGCATTATCCGCAAGATATATGTGGACTTTAATTCGCAGGTGAAGAAGGGGCAACTGCTGGCTGAGTTAGACAAGGTGAACCTGCAAGAGGCGGTAGTGAATGCGCAGGCAAACTACAGTTCTGCCCTTAATGAGCTGAACTACTACCAGCAGAACTACAACCGCCAGAAGCAGCTCTACGATGCCCAAGTGATTAGCAGGCAGGACTATGAGCAGGCGTCTTACCAATACACCAACGCTAAGGCAACCGTAACGCAGCGGCTTACGGCTCTTAATCAGGCAAAGACCAATCTCGGCTATGCCAATATCTACGCGCCTATCGATGGTATTATCCTTAGCCGTGAGGTAGAGGAGGGGCAGACAGTAGCTGCGCAGATGAGTGCCCCTACGCTCTTTAAAATCGCCAAAGACCTCACCAAGATGCAAGTGGAGGTGAATGTTGATGAGGCCGATATAGGTCAGGTGAAGGTAGGGCAGCGAGTGAGCTTTACGGTGGATTCGTACCCCAATGAGGAGTTTAGCGGGGTGGTGAAGCAGGTGCGCCTATCGCCCACTACGAGTTCTAATGTAGTAACCTACACGGTGATCGTAGAGGCAGAGAACCCCGATGAGAAGCTCAAGCCAGGGCTTACGGCTACCATTGCCATCTACACCAGCGAGCTGCGTGATGTGCTCATCATCCCTGCCAAGGCGATTAACTTCACTCCCGATGCGCAGACCCTTGCTGCCTATTATCAGCAGCAGCACATCACTGCCCCAGAGCCGAAAGGTGGCGATAGACAAGGCAGAGGAGCACGTGGTGGCAAAGGCAAACACAAGCAAGTGTGGACAATCGATAGCAAGGGCATCCTCACCCCCAAGGCGATCACCATAGGCAGCAGTGATGGCATCAACGTAGAGGTAACAGAGGGCTTGAATGCAGGTGATGAGGTGGTAACTGCTTTAGCGCAAGATCGCCCTGTGCAGCTCGGCAGTAGCGATAGTAATAACAATGGCGAGAAGAAGAGTCCGTTTATGCAAGGCCCCCCACGCCGCAATAACAGCAAAGCAAAATGA
- a CDS encoding RBBP9/YdeN family alpha/beta hydrolase encodes MRRILFFICFAIGMLGWAQKAAVKAHIVIIHGYDASPEQHWFPYLKQAFEREGCKVSVLTMPTPATPVYSQWAATIAKEVPVLDKHTYIIAHSLGTITTLRYLSEMKKLPKIGGIVLVSALDTKLGDFAFLNDFIPKTVDYPKLIKKVKLRAVISAKDDDIVPFAYSEAVAQRLHADWYPLEYGKHFLDRGGYTEFSLVKEIVMRAIRK; translated from the coding sequence ATGAGAAGGATATTATTTTTTATATGCTTTGCAATAGGTATGCTCGGTTGGGCACAGAAAGCAGCGGTAAAGGCGCATATAGTGATTATTCACGGCTATGATGCCTCGCCTGAGCAGCATTGGTTTCCCTACTTAAAGCAAGCCTTTGAGAGGGAAGGCTGCAAAGTCTCGGTGCTGACAATGCCTACTCCCGCAACCCCCGTTTATAGTCAGTGGGCAGCAACTATCGCAAAAGAAGTGCCTGTATTGGATAAGCATACTTATATCATTGCTCATAGCTTAGGCACTATCACCACATTGAGGTATCTCTCAGAGATGAAAAAGTTGCCAAAGATAGGGGGTATAGTTTTAGTCTCAGCTCTTGATACTAAGTTAGGGGACTTTGCCTTTTTGAATGATTTTATTCCCAAGACAGTTGATTACCCGAAGCTCATTAAAAAGGTAAAACTCAGAGCGGTGATCTCCGCCAAGGATGATGATATAGTGCCTTTTGCCTATAGCGAGGCAGTAGCCCAGCGGCTTCACGCCGATTGGTATCCCTTAGAGTACGGAAAGCACTTCTTGGATAGAGGAGGCTATACAGAGTTTTCCTTAGTAAAGGAGATTGTAATGCGAGCGATAAGAAAATAA
- a CDS encoding macro domain-containing protein: protein MIHYITADATEPQVEGKVVIVHICNDIGGWGKGFVLALSKKWKAPEKHYREWYALGEGFGLGEVQFVQVASELWIANLIGQHNIGSDAKGNPPIRYEAVREGLLKVADFAAEIGAGVQMPRIGCGLAGGKWEAIEPLIEETLALKGVEVYVCDL, encoded by the coding sequence ATGATACATTATATTACAGCAGATGCTACGGAGCCTCAAGTAGAGGGTAAGGTAGTGATCGTGCATATATGCAATGATATAGGGGGCTGGGGCAAGGGTTTTGTCTTAGCCCTTTCTAAAAAATGGAAGGCACCTGAGAAGCATTACCGCGAGTGGTATGCTTTGGGCGAAGGCTTTGGCTTGGGTGAAGTGCAGTTTGTACAAGTAGCTTCCGAACTATGGATAGCGAACCTCATTGGGCAGCACAATATAGGGAGCGATGCTAAGGGCAATCCGCCGATACGTTATGAGGCAGTGCGTGAAGGGCTGTTAAAAGTAGCTGATTTTGCGGCTGAGATAGGGGCAGGTGTACAAATGCCGCGTATTGGCTGTGGACTGGCTGGAGGTAAGTGGGAAGCCATAGAACCTTTGATAGAGGAGACTTTGGCGTTGAAAGGGGTAGAGGTGTATGTATGCGATTTATAG
- the argS gene encoding arginine--tRNA ligase — MDLQQTLKEYTQKAAQELFGATLETIELQQTKKEFEGDITVVIFPMLRQIKGNPQQIGQQIGAYLQEKVPEVVAYNVIKGFLNLVISDTYYIDFLTDIKDNPNYGLAAPNSKEAILVEYSSPNTNKPLHLGHIRNNLLGYAVAEILKASGHKVYKTQIINDRGIHICKSMLAWQKFGNGETPESSGLKGDKLVGNYYVAFDKVYKEEIQQLIVSGKTKEEAEKQAPIFLEAQEMLRKWEANDPETIALWEKMNHWVYDGFSVTYKNLGVDFDRNYYESKTYLLGKDVVGQGLQKGVFYKKGDGSVWCDLTADGLDEKLVLRADGTSVYITQDLGTSTQRVKDYPDVKGVVYTVGNEQDYHFKVLFLILKKLGYDWAEHLYHLSYGMVDLPTGKMKSREGTVVDADDLIAEMECTAEEISQELGKLEGYDAKQKKELYHTIGLGALKYFILKVDPKKRILFDPKESIDFQGNTGPFIQYTYARIKSILRKYDAMKRVQTKTLPTDLHEKEKTLLKAITLFPTIVQDAAEAYSPAVIANYIYDLVKDFNSFYQNISILGEKDEVKLEFRVALCKKISEVIALAFKMLGIQVPERM; from the coding sequence ATGGATTTACAACAAACTTTAAAAGAATACACTCAAAAAGCAGCTCAGGAACTCTTTGGTGCTACCTTAGAAACGATTGAATTACAACAAACAAAGAAAGAATTTGAAGGAGACATCACTGTTGTAATATTCCCTATGTTACGACAAATTAAAGGTAATCCACAACAGATAGGGCAGCAGATAGGAGCTTATCTCCAAGAGAAAGTGCCAGAGGTCGTTGCTTACAATGTCATCAAAGGCTTCCTAAACTTGGTGATTTCCGATACCTATTACATTGATTTTCTCACTGATATAAAAGATAATCCCAACTATGGTTTGGCTGCCCCTAATTCAAAAGAGGCTATTTTAGTGGAATATTCTTCGCCGAATACAAACAAACCGTTGCACTTAGGGCATATTCGTAATAACTTGTTGGGTTATGCTGTCGCTGAGATACTAAAAGCCTCAGGACATAAAGTCTATAAAACACAGATAATCAACGATAGAGGTATTCATATCTGTAAGTCAATGCTCGCTTGGCAGAAGTTTGGTAATGGAGAAACCCCCGAAAGTAGTGGGTTGAAGGGCGATAAGTTAGTCGGTAACTATTACGTAGCTTTTGATAAGGTGTATAAAGAAGAAATTCAACAACTTATAGTCTCAGGAAAGACAAAAGAAGAGGCTGAAAAGCAAGCACCTATCTTCTTAGAAGCACAAGAAATGCTCCGCAAATGGGAGGCAAATGACCCCGAAACAATCGCACTTTGGGAGAAGATGAATCACTGGGTATACGATGGATTCTCAGTAACTTATAAAAACTTAGGCGTAGATTTTGATAGGAATTACTACGAAAGTAAGACATATTTGTTGGGGAAAGATGTTGTAGGACAGGGCTTACAGAAGGGTGTTTTCTATAAAAAAGGCGATGGCTCTGTTTGGTGCGACTTGACCGCCGATGGTTTAGATGAGAAACTTGTGCTCAGAGCCGATGGCACTTCGGTGTATATTACCCAAGATTTAGGAACTTCCACCCAGCGTGTCAAGGATTATCCCGATGTGAAAGGAGTAGTCTACACCGTTGGTAACGAGCAAGATTATCACTTTAAGGTACTCTTTTTGATACTGAAAAAGTTAGGTTACGATTGGGCTGAGCACCTTTACCACTTGAGCTACGGTATGGTTGACCTTCCCACAGGAAAGATGAAGAGTAGAGAAGGGACTGTAGTTGATGCCGATGACCTGATTGCAGAGATGGAGTGCACCGCTGAAGAGATTTCACAAGAACTCGGTAAACTCGAAGGCTACGATGCCAAGCAAAAAAAGGAGCTATACCACACCATAGGCTTGGGAGCACTGAAATACTTCATATTAAAAGTAGATCCAAAGAAGCGTATCTTATTTGACCCTAAGGAGTCCATTGACTTCCAAGGCAACACAGGTCCCTTTATACAGTACACCTACGCTCGTATCAAGTCAATCCTACGGAAATATGACGCTATGAAAAGAGTTCAAACAAAGACCTTGCCTACAGATTTGCACGAGAAAGAGAAAACCTTGCTCAAGGCGATTACCTTATTCCCTACCATTGTGCAGGATGCCGCAGAGGCATACAGTCCTGCGGTCATCGCAAATTACATCTATGACTTGGTAAAGGATTTTAATTCTTTCTATCAAAATATATCTATTTTAGGTGAGAAAGATGAAGTGAAATTAGAGTTTAGAGTGGCACTTTGTAAGAAAATTAGCGAAGTGATTGCCTTAGCTTTTAAAATGCTTGGTATACAAGTTCCTGAAAGAATGTAA
- a CDS encoding F0F1 ATP synthase subunit B — translation MNLTSPESLLFWNTLIFLILLYILAKYAWKPILSAVKTREENINKALESAEEAKKQIQNLKADNERLLAEARAERDVMLKEAKEIKDKMIAEAKGEAQAEGAKLIAQARQAIESEKKVALAQLKDEVASLSIDIAQRVMQNELSDTKKQTSLINEYLKSATLN, via the coding sequence ATGAATTTAACGAGTCCTGAGAGTTTATTGTTTTGGAATACACTCATCTTTTTGATTTTACTGTATATATTAGCGAAATACGCTTGGAAGCCTATTCTCTCAGCGGTAAAAACGCGTGAGGAGAATATCAATAAGGCATTGGAATCGGCAGAGGAGGCTAAGAAGCAGATACAAAACCTCAAAGCGGACAATGAGCGGCTGCTTGCTGAGGCACGTGCAGAGCGCGATGTGATGCTCAAGGAAGCTAAAGAGATAAAAGACAAAATGATAGCAGAGGCTAAAGGGGAAGCACAAGCAGAAGGTGCTAAACTTATAGCCCAAGCCAGACAAGCTATTGAGAGCGAGAAAAAGGTAGCCTTAGCGCAATTGAAAGATGAGGTAGCAAGCCTTTCGATAGATATAGCTCAGCGTGTGATGCAGAATGAGTTATCAGATACTAAGAAGCAGACTTCGCTCATCAATGAGTATTTAAAGAGTGCCACTTTAAACTAA
- the atpB gene encoding F0F1 ATP synthase subunit A: protein MIVRNFIQYICLLALLLLPLKGFSEGTEGGEKGTDLTEVVNSHIGDAHEFHLFEKDGHSYSMPLPVILWTDKGLVCFLSNAFHHDNAGKVVVERDGQRFVRYNEWIYYANADGGVRLDSKGGVTNARPLNFSITKNVFTMLLVSVLLVLIFTSMARSYKNNTRAPKGLAGFLEPVILFVRDDIAVPNIGEKYYGRYMPYLLTIFFLILLGNLVGLIPFFPFAGTMTNNIYFTGLLAVFTLVITLVSGRKHYWREIFAPPGVPLWIYPIMVLVEIMGIFTKPFALMIRLFANITAGHIIVISLISLIFIFGSIWVSPVSVLFTLFIDLLELLVAVLQAYVFTLLSALYIGQAVVEEEHH from the coding sequence ATGATTGTAAGGAATTTTATTCAGTATATCTGTTTATTGGCACTTTTACTCTTGCCACTGAAGGGTTTTTCTGAAGGTACAGAAGGGGGCGAGAAGGGCACAGACCTTACGGAAGTAGTAAATTCGCATATTGGTGACGCACACGAGTTTCATTTATTTGAGAAAGATGGGCATTCCTACTCAATGCCTCTGCCTGTTATTCTATGGACGGATAAGGGTTTGGTGTGTTTTCTCTCGAATGCTTTTCATCACGACAATGCGGGGAAAGTGGTTGTGGAGCGCGATGGGCAGCGGTTTGTACGCTACAACGAATGGATTTACTACGCTAATGCTGATGGAGGGGTTCGCCTTGACAGCAAAGGAGGTGTGACCAATGCGCGCCCGCTGAATTTTTCAATTACCAAGAATGTGTTTACGATGCTATTGGTATCTGTACTTCTGGTGCTTATCTTTACTTCAATGGCACGGTCGTACAAGAACAACACGAGAGCGCCGAAGGGGTTAGCGGGCTTTTTAGAGCCTGTTATTCTTTTTGTGCGTGACGACATTGCGGTGCCTAACATCGGTGAGAAGTACTATGGGCGCTATATGCCTTATTTGCTGACGATATTTTTCCTTATCTTATTGGGTAATTTAGTGGGGCTTATTCCGTTTTTCCCTTTTGCGGGAACGATGACTAACAACATTTATTTCACTGGTTTATTGGCTGTATTTACACTGGTGATCACTTTGGTGAGCGGTAGGAAGCACTATTGGCGCGAGATATTTGCGCCTCCTGGGGTTCCTTTGTGGATTTATCCTATAATGGTGCTGGTTGAGATAATGGGCATATTCACCAAGCCTTTTGCCTTGATGATTCGTTTGTTTGCCAATATCACAGCAGGGCATATCATTGTGATCAGCCTTATTTCGCTTATATTTATTTTTGGTAGTATATGGGTATCGCCTGTGTCGGTGCTTTTCACCTTATTTATTGACTTGTTGGAGCTGTTGGTGGCGGTGTTGCAGGCATACGTATTTACGCTACTCTCGGCGCTGTATATCGGTCAGGCGGTAGTAGAGGAGGAGCATCATTGA
- the atpA gene encoding F0F1 ATP synthase subunit alpha, whose product MAEIKAAEISAILKEQLAHFDAEASLEEVGTVLQVGDGIARIFGLSNAQYGELVMFDNGLKGIVLNLEEDNVGITLLGPSTDIKEGDTVKRTGLIASINVGEGIVGRVVNTLGQPIDGKGPITGKLYEMPLERKAPGVIFRQPVKEPLQTGIKAVDAMIPIGRGQRELVIGDRQTGKTTVCIDTILNQKEFYDAGKPVYCIYVAIGQKASTVAGITKTLEDAGALAYTTIVAANASDPAPMQVYAPFAGAAIGEYFRDTGRPALIIYDDLSKQAVAYREVSLLLRRPPGREAYPGDVFYLHSRLLERAAKVIEDDTIARQMNDLPESIKDLVKGGGSLTALPIIETQAGDVSAYIPTNVISITDGQIFLESDLFNSGVRPAINVGISVSRVGGSAQIKSMKKVAGTLKLDQAQYRELEAFAKFGSDLDAATMGVIEKGKRNVEILKQTQSDPYPVENQVAIIYAGSKDLLRRVPVSRVKEFEKEYLEFLNLSHRPVLDELKSGKISDEAMATLDKVAKDLAEKYAA is encoded by the coding sequence ATGGCAGAGATAAAAGCAGCTGAGATTTCAGCGATATTAAAGGAACAGTTAGCGCACTTCGATGCGGAGGCTTCACTCGAAGAAGTGGGCACCGTACTGCAAGTGGGCGATGGTATTGCGCGTATCTTTGGGCTCTCCAACGCTCAGTACGGCGAATTGGTGATGTTTGACAACGGGCTTAAGGGCATCGTGCTCAACCTCGAGGAGGATAACGTGGGGATAACCCTCTTGGGCCCTTCAACCGACATCAAGGAAGGCGACACCGTAAAGCGTACAGGACTTATCGCCTCTATCAACGTAGGCGAGGGCATCGTAGGGCGTGTGGTCAATACCCTTGGGCAACCTATCGATGGCAAGGGACCTATCACAGGTAAGCTCTATGAAATGCCATTGGAGCGCAAGGCACCAGGGGTTATCTTCCGTCAGCCTGTGAAAGAACCACTGCAAACGGGTATCAAGGCGGTAGACGCGATGATCCCTATCGGGCGTGGGCAACGTGAGCTCGTCATCGGCGACCGTCAGACAGGGAAAACTACGGTGTGCATTGATACCATACTGAACCAGAAAGAGTTCTACGATGCGGGTAAGCCTGTGTATTGCATCTATGTGGCTATTGGTCAAAAGGCTTCAACGGTGGCGGGTATCACTAAGACCTTGGAAGACGCTGGGGCTTTGGCATATACTACCATTGTAGCTGCCAATGCGTCCGACCCAGCACCAATGCAGGTATACGCACCTTTTGCAGGGGCTGCCATTGGGGAGTACTTCCGCGATACAGGTCGCCCAGCACTGATTATCTATGACGACCTTTCCAAGCAAGCGGTGGCTTACCGTGAAGTATCGCTGCTGTTGCGCCGTCCACCAGGACGTGAGGCGTACCCTGGAGACGTGTTCTACCTCCACTCACGCCTCTTGGAGCGTGCTGCCAAGGTAATTGAAGACGACACCATCGCACGCCAGATGAACGACCTGCCTGAGAGTATCAAGGATTTGGTAAAAGGTGGTGGCTCGCTGACGGCTTTGCCTATCATTGAAACCCAAGCGGGAGACGTATCAGCCTATATTCCTACCAATGTGATTTCTATTACAGACGGGCAGATATTCTTAGAGTCGGACCTCTTTAACTCAGGGGTACGCCCAGCCATCAACGTAGGTATCTCGGTATCGCGCGTTGGGGGCTCGGCACAAATCAAGTCAATGAAGAAAGTGGCAGGTACTTTGAAGCTCGACCAAGCACAGTATCGTGAGCTGGAAGCCTTTGCAAAGTTTGGTTCCGACCTTGATGCGGCTACTATGGGCGTGATCGAAAAAGGGAAGCGCAATGTGGAGATATTAAAGCAAACACAAAGCGACCCATACCCTGTAGAGAACCAAGTAGCGATTATCTATGCGGGGTCAAAAGATCTTTTGCGTCGTGTGCCTGTAAGCCGTGTAAAAGAGTTTGAAAAGGAGTATTTAGAGTTTTTAAACCTTTCGCATCGCCCTGTGCTCGATGAATTGAAGTCGGGTAAAATCAGCGATGAGGCTATGGCAACTCTTGATAAGGTTGCTAAGGATTTGGCTGAGAAGTACGCGGCGTAG